The genomic DNA AACATCGTTACCTTGCATTCGCTTCATTCTTGTTACAATATCTTGTAAAGTCGTGTCCCAAGCATGACCCAAATGGAGCTTCCCTGTTACGTTTGGCGGTGGGATCACAATCGTATATGGCTGTTTTTGTTCATCGTCCTTTGCCTAAAAAAACTTTCCTTTTATCCACCAGTCATAGCGACCTTGTTCAATTGCTTTTGGGTCGTATTTTGTTGACATTGTTAATTCATTTGTATCCATTTTCTAAGTCCTCCTACTGTTATTTATAAGCAATTACTTCCTCATTCATCTACTTTAATGTGATACTCATACACGAGAAAACGATAAAAAAACTCCATACATCCTTAAAAGGACGAATGGAGTCTAATTCGCGGTACCACCTTAATTCCAATTAGTCATAGACAAATTGGCACTTTCAATTGATAACGGATTTCCCGTCTTTCACTATAAGGCGTTTTTTAGCCGTTCGCAAAAGAAGCTCAAGGGTGACTTTTCCTATGGTTCAACTTAGAATATCTTCCAGCTTATGATATTCCTCTCTGAAAGTGAATTTCCATCATACTCTTCCCTCTCATTGCTTATTAAATGATATTTACTCTTCATTACTAGTAATAGTACCGAAAAAAAGCTTGTTTCGTCAATAAGGATATCCTAAATTTTTTGACTTTATACTGTGAATAACGTAAGTGATATGACTTGAACCATCTGGATAACGAATAAAATTTTATATAATCAGTCGCCTCAACATGGAAGATGCAAAACATAATTGTAACCCTAACATAGTATCGGAAAAGTTTTATCACTTACGCATTCGTCTAATCATATGATAGTAAAAGAGTGGAGAAAGTCTAGATTGGGGGGATGGATGAATGAGGAAGAAATTTAACCCATATACATTTCCGCCATGGTTAAAAAACATTAGAAATGTAACCGCTCAATTTATTATTCCATTTTCAATATTTCAAGGCATCCGCACACTTTTATTACCGACTACATTCGATGTTTTATTTTTAACGATTTTAATCGCCCTCGCAGTTGCTTTTCATTACGAATGGATTTAAGGAGCCAAGTGTTTTTTTTATTCCTTGGCTCCTTCCTGAGCATGCTTTTTTTGTCTTTCACTTTCATCTATTTTCATTACGATATACTCAATATTTTTCATATGCCAATACTCTTGTTGCAATTGCTGTACAAATTTAAATTCTTTTTTTCGTGTTTTTTTTAAGTAGTAGTTTTGGGCAACACGAATTAATGATCCTGGATAAGCAAAATAGCTTAAAAATAATGACAATTCATCTTCTTTAAAAGGAAAGTACTTAAAGTAAGTGTATATCCAATCAAGACAAGCTTCATGCTGTTTAGGATAGCCTTTTAAAGAGCGGGATAGAAACGGCAGCAAATCATGAAAAGGTGGAGCTAGTTTGGAATTCTCAAAATTAATAAAAAAGCCGTAGCCGCGGTCATCGTATAAAAAATGCTCAGTCGAGACCTTCCCGTGAATGATAACTGCCCGCACATTCGTTTCTTCCTTTGTTTTTTCATACCACTCTTCAAGCTTTCCCTTAGCAAAACGAAGAGCCTGATTGATGTCATTAAAATAAAGGCAAAATAGCAATTCAAAAGGTGACATATACCAATTTTTCTCACAGATCTCAATAAATCCATTTATAAATTCCTCATCTTTTTGCCATTTTAAAACGGTATTTTCGTAGTGTTCCGTTTTTTCATCTTTATCAATCGCTATTTCTTTAGCTGATAATGTGTGTAGCCTTGCCAATTCCCGAAAAAGCTGTTTATGACGCCCATCTCGATTTTCTTTCATTTCATTCGACAACCACGGCATTAAATAATAAAGCTTATGATTATCCAAAATTCCATAACGGCCATCAATAGTTGGATAAATCGGAACAATTCGATTATAACCTTTTTGATATAGAAACTGTACATGATGAATAAAGTCAATACCTGAAAAAGGGGTAATTTTTTTTAAGGCAAAAACACCTTTATTTGAATATACTTTTTGTATATTCCCAAAATCTTCAACAAAATATGGTTTCAGCGAGTATTGTTTTAAAATAGGAGTAAAGTGTTTCAGACGATTCTGTTCATCCATAGATGTCACTCTCTTTCGAATCGTTACAAATGATAAAATAGAAATCTTTATCCCTATGAGTAGTTAAATTAAAAATAATATTAAAAAGCATAATCTGATAACGTATCTCTCCCACCTAAACTTTATTATTGTATTAGGTGGGAGAAACGCATAAGATAAATACTAGTTTGTTATTTAGTTTTTTGAAATACTGGTACATATAAAACTTGCCCTTTATATACGTTTTGAGTTTCATCAAGTTCGTTGACTCGTAAAATCTGTTGTCTGCTAACATTATATTTTTGAGCAAGCCGATCTAATGTCTCTCCTTCTTGAACAATACATACTCTAATTTTCGTATGTTCTTCTTCTTCTTTTCTTGCAAAAAACTCTGTTAATGATAGTCCTTTCTTTTTCGTTATTTTCTTCTTCTTTTTATATTTTACATCCTCTGGTGAAGATTCACTTTCTTCAATATCATCACTAGATTCTATCGATTCAATTTCTAGATCATAAGATTCAAATGATGATTCTTCTCCAATTTCATGTTCTTGTTGTATCGTTATTTTTTGTTCTTCATTCCGCTGAGCAGAAAAGGATATTTCAAAGCTAGATTCATTGCTTTCTTCCTCTGTTATGTTAATTGTTTCTCTATTTTCCTCAATCTTGAGAGGTTTTTTTGTTTTTGTGAAAATCTCTTCTTCTTTTTTGTCAGCTTCAAAGTTTTCTAAAGATAGTACATTTTCTTTTTTGGAAATATGATGAGTTTCAACTGTATTCATTTTTTCTGTCGGTTCTTTTCTGGCTTCCACTTCAAAAGGCTGAAACAACGTGTTTTGTGGTTCCTCTGTTTCCTCTATTTGCTCCTCTTGATCAAGTTCAGCATGTGTTGTCTTTTCTTCAACTAGTGAAGCAGCATGCCTAGTTGCTTCCTCCACTATCTCTTCACTCTGTTGGTTTTCCTCATATAGCCCTGAAATTCTTAAATCAGCTGTAAGCTTTAAACAACTGCGTTCGGGTAATAAATAATCAAACGATTCAATTTCTACATTAACATCGTAAATATTTTTCACACGATTAAGTGGAATCGTAATGTCAACAGGGAAGTGGTGATTGAACTCACAAACACCATCGTCTCTTTCTTCTACAAAATGAATAAATTTTGGAGCAGAAAATGGCTCCTCCTCTATTTCATCTGCTCCAACACGCTTATATTCTCCAGACAATTGTAATAAGCCATTAATAGTAACAAAACGCTCGCTTTCTTGTAGCGTAACATCAGGATCAAGTGAAATTGAAATAAGTTCTGCTACTTCCTGTCCTTTTTGGAACCAAATTGACTCCTCTATTGAAAACTTCAAAAATGATTGATTTTCTTGAGACAAAATAACTCCTCCTTTCTTATCCTCCCTTACGAAAATTTCTTTGTCATAATCACTTTATGAATAGACTGTTTTTTTATGATGATTGCCCAATTAAACAATAATAAATGCGAATTTTTTACGTGAAAAGACGAAACCTCCTTTATTGGTTTCTCTGCAAAAAAACACATCAGATGATTTAAAAAAATAGTTCCTCTTAAACATCAATGCTTCTTTACATAAAAATATGCATAAAAAAACCACTTACCTGTAAAAACAGTAAGTGGTCAGATTGTTGACAAATAAACTGATGAACGACAGTTTTTATCGTTTTTGCCTAGTGCTGCGCTTCTCGACTGACACCTGCATAAAATTGATACAAATGTTGAGTTTGTCTATGTTCTCGTTTAAAAATTTAACCTTTCAATTTTGAAAATGCAGTTTCAGCCGCACTAATTGTTTTTTCGATATCTTCATCAGTATGGGCTGTTGATAAAAACAGTCCTTCAAACTGTGATGGCGGTAAGAAAATACCTCCATTAGCCATCTCTTGATAGTATTTCGCAAAATAATCCAGGTTGGAAGTTTTCGTTTTTTCGTAGTTAACAACATCCTCAGTCGTAAAGAAAAAGCCAATCATCGAACCGGCTCGATTAATTGTATGTGGAATATTATACTTTTCAGCAGCCTTCTTTAACCCTGCCTCAAGCATATCAGCTTTTCGTATAAATTCGCTATAGCTTTCCCGTGTTAACTGGCTTAGTGTGTACAACCCTGCAGTCATAGCCAATGGATTACCTGAAAGTGTACCGGCTTGATAAATTGAACCGCTTGGAGCAATTTTTTCCATTATTTCAGCCTTGCCCCCATATGCTCCAACAGGAAGACCTCCTCCAATTACTTTCCCTAAACAAGTAATATCAGGCGTAATCCCAAAATAGCCTTGTGCACAATGATAATCAACACGGAACCCTGTCATGACTTCATCAAAAATTAACAATGAACCATATTGCTCTGTAATTTCACGCAACCCTTCTAAAAAACCTGGTTGCGGAGGAACGACACCCATATTTCCTGCAACAGGTTCAACGATAATACAAGCAATATCTTCACCATAGCGTTCAAAAGCATATTTAACACTATCTAGATCGTTATATGGTACGGTAATTGTATTTTTTGCGACGCCTTCTGGAACACCA from Bacillus aquiflavi includes the following:
- the ysxE gene encoding spore coat protein YsxE, encoding MDEQNRLKHFTPILKQYSLKPYFVEDFGNIQKVYSNKGVFALKKITPFSGIDFIHHVQFLYQKGYNRIVPIYPTIDGRYGILDNHKLYYLMPWLSNEMKENRDGRHKQLFRELARLHTLSAKEIAIDKDEKTEHYENTVLKWQKDEEFINGFIEICEKNWYMSPFELLFCLYFNDINQALRFAKGKLEEWYEKTKEETNVRAVIIHGKVSTEHFLYDDRGYGFFINFENSKLAPPFHDLLPFLSRSLKGYPKQHEACLDWIYTYFKYFPFKEDELSLFLSYFAYPGSLIRVAQNYYLKKTRKKEFKFVQQLQQEYWHMKNIEYIVMKIDESERQKKHAQEGAKE
- the spoVID gene encoding stage VI sporulation protein D, whose protein sequence is MSQENQSFLKFSIEESIWFQKGQEVAELISISLDPDVTLQESERFVTINGLLQLSGEYKRVGADEIEEEPFSAPKFIHFVEERDDGVCEFNHHFPVDITIPLNRVKNIYDVNVEIESFDYLLPERSCLKLTADLRISGLYEENQQSEEIVEEATRHAASLVEEKTTHAELDQEEQIEETEEPQNTLFQPFEVEARKEPTEKMNTVETHHISKKENVLSLENFEADKKEEEIFTKTKKPLKIEENRETINITEEESNESSFEISFSAQRNEEQKITIQQEHEIGEESSFESYDLEIESIESSDDIEESESSPEDVKYKKKKKITKKKGLSLTEFFARKEEEEHTKIRVCIVQEGETLDRLAQKYNVSRQQILRVNELDETQNVYKGQVLYVPVFQKTK
- the hemL gene encoding glutamate-1-semialdehyde 2,1-aminomutase, translated to MRSYEKSKKAFSEAKTLMPGGVNSPVRAFKSVKMDPIFMEHGKGSKIYDIDGNEYIDYVLSWGPLILGHANEKVVEEIKKVAEKGTSFGAPTIVENELAKLVKERVPSIEIIRMVSSGTEATMSALRLARGYTKRNKIMKFEGCYHGHGDSLLIKAGSGVATLGLPDSPGVPEGVAKNTITVPYNDLDSVKYAFERYGEDIACIIVEPVAGNMGVVPPQPGFLEGLREITEQYGSLLIFDEVMTGFRVDYHCAQGYFGITPDITCLGKVIGGGLPVGAYGGKAEIMEKIAPSGSIYQAGTLSGNPLAMTAGLYTLSQLTRESYSEFIRKADMLEAGLKKAAEKYNIPHTINRAGSMIGFFFTTEDVVNYEKTKTSNLDYFAKYYQEMANGGIFLPPSQFEGLFLSTAHTDEDIEKTISAAETAFSKLKG